A window of Aeromicrobium sp. A1-2 contains these coding sequences:
- the metH gene encoding methionine synthase, producing MSDTQNLRPDATSALTEMLQSRIMVLDGAMGTAIQRDRPDEAGYRGERFADWPSDVQGNNDLLSLTQPEIIAAIHREYLEAGADMIETNTFNATTMSLSDYGMEELAYELNFESARLARHECDAMTERTPDKPRYVVGAIGPTSRTASISPDVNDPGARNVTFDQLVTAYLEQANGLVDGGSDVLMIETIFDTLNAKAAIFALETLFEQRDRRWPVIISGTITDASGRTLSGQVSEAFWHSVRHAKPLLVGLNCALGAKEMRPYIAEISRVADTFVSCYPNAGLPNAFGEYDEAPDETSAIVAEFAESGFVNLVGGCCGTTPAHIASIARDVAGLVPRTLPETTPALRLSGLEPVTVVEDTLFVNVGERTNITGSARFRNLIKAGDYTTALAVARQQVEAGAQVIDVNMDEGMIDGIEAMDRFMKLVATEPDICRVPTMIDSSKWDVIEAGLKCVQGKSIVNSISLKEGEEKFVREARLCRKYGAAVVVMAFDEDGQADNLQRRKEICRRAYDILVDQVGFPAEDIIFDPNCFAVATGIEEHANYGLDYIEATRWIKENLPGALVSGGVSNVSFSFRGNNPVREAIHAVFLYHAISAGMDMGIVNAGALEVYDQVPEILRDRIEDVILNRRADSTERLLEIAADFAGDGSVKEVATEEWRSLPVTERITHALVKGIDEFAESDTEELRQIISDRGGRPIEVIEGPLMDGMNVVGDLFGDGKMFLPQVVKSARVMKKAVAYLLPFIEAEKQPGDAERSNGKVVMATVKGDVHDIGKNIVGVVLQCNNYDVVDLGVMVPAQKILDAAKAEGADVIGLSGLITPSLDEMVNFAVEMERQGFEIPLMIGGATTSRAHTAVKVAQKYHGPVIWVKDASRSVPVVAALLSDEQRPKLLADTLEDYAALRERHAARQDTRTLLTIAAARAQRTPIEWSDYQPPRPRMLLQQARDLCSGPSCDHRHGAATQFVKTFKDYSLEELRGYIDWQPFFSSWEMKGRFPDILNSPTYGETARKLYEDAQVMLDRLIDEKWIQANGVFGLFPASQVGGDDIEVYTDETRSEVKTVLHQLRQQGEGREGTARKSLADFVAPKETGLHDYVGAFAVTAGTGITDRILQFKKELDDYSAILLESLADRLAEAFAERMHERVRKEFWAHSPNETFSSEDLIKEKYDGIRPAPGYPACPEHTEKSTIWELLDVEANTGIQLTESMAMWPGASVSGLYFSHPQSQYFVLGRVGRDQVEDYAERKGWSVDEAERWLSPNLGYRTENE from the coding sequence GTGTCCGACACCCAGAACCTTCGTCCTGACGCCACGTCCGCCCTGACCGAGATGCTGCAGAGCCGCATCATGGTCCTGGACGGCGCGATGGGCACTGCGATCCAGCGGGACAGACCCGACGAGGCCGGCTATCGCGGCGAGCGGTTTGCCGACTGGCCGTCGGACGTCCAGGGCAACAACGACCTGCTGTCGCTGACGCAGCCTGAGATCATCGCCGCGATCCACCGCGAGTATCTCGAAGCCGGCGCCGACATGATCGAGACCAACACCTTCAACGCGACGACGATGTCGCTGAGCGACTACGGCATGGAGGAACTGGCGTACGAGCTCAACTTCGAGTCGGCGCGCCTGGCGCGGCACGAGTGCGACGCCATGACCGAGCGCACCCCTGACAAGCCGCGTTACGTCGTCGGCGCGATTGGCCCCACGAGTCGAACCGCTTCGATCTCACCCGATGTCAACGACCCGGGCGCCCGGAACGTGACCTTCGACCAGCTCGTCACGGCCTACCTCGAGCAGGCCAACGGCCTGGTCGACGGCGGCTCGGACGTCCTGATGATCGAGACGATTTTCGACACGCTCAACGCCAAGGCGGCGATCTTCGCGCTCGAGACCCTCTTCGAGCAGCGCGACCGACGCTGGCCCGTCATCATCTCCGGCACGATCACCGACGCCTCCGGACGCACACTGTCCGGTCAGGTGTCCGAAGCCTTCTGGCACTCCGTGCGCCACGCGAAGCCGCTGCTCGTCGGGCTCAACTGCGCTCTGGGTGCCAAGGAGATGCGTCCCTACATCGCCGAGATCTCGCGGGTCGCCGACACCTTCGTGTCCTGCTATCCCAACGCGGGCCTGCCGAATGCCTTCGGCGAGTACGACGAGGCCCCGGACGAGACCTCGGCCATCGTCGCGGAGTTCGCCGAGAGCGGCTTCGTCAACCTCGTCGGCGGGTGCTGCGGCACGACGCCGGCGCACATCGCGTCGATCGCGCGCGACGTGGCGGGTCTGGTCCCCCGCACGCTTCCGGAGACCACCCCAGCACTGCGGCTTTCGGGGCTGGAGCCGGTCACGGTCGTCGAGGACACCCTGTTCGTCAACGTCGGTGAGCGCACCAACATCACCGGATCGGCTCGCTTCCGCAACCTGATCAAGGCCGGCGACTACACGACCGCGCTGGCCGTGGCACGTCAGCAGGTCGAGGCCGGCGCCCAGGTCATCGACGTCAACATGGACGAGGGCATGATCGACGGCATCGAGGCGATGGACCGCTTCATGAAGCTCGTCGCGACGGAGCCCGACATCTGCCGGGTGCCGACCATGATCGACTCCTCGAAGTGGGACGTCATCGAGGCCGGGCTCAAGTGCGTCCAGGGCAAGTCGATCGTCAACTCGATCTCCCTCAAGGAGGGCGAGGAGAAGTTCGTCCGCGAGGCCCGGCTGTGCCGCAAGTACGGTGCCGCGGTCGTCGTGATGGCCTTCGACGAGGACGGCCAGGCCGACAACCTCCAGCGCCGCAAGGAGATCTGCCGCCGGGCGTACGACATCCTGGTCGACCAGGTCGGCTTCCCAGCCGAGGACATCATCTTCGACCCCAACTGCTTCGCTGTCGCGACCGGTATCGAGGAGCACGCCAACTACGGCCTGGACTACATCGAGGCGACCCGGTGGATCAAGGAGAACTTGCCCGGAGCGCTGGTCTCCGGTGGTGTTTCCAACGTGTCGTTCTCGTTCCGAGGGAACAACCCCGTACGCGAGGCGATCCACGCGGTCTTCCTCTACCACGCGATCTCGGCCGGGATGGACATGGGAATCGTCAACGCCGGAGCCCTGGAGGTCTACGACCAGGTCCCCGAGATCCTGCGGGACCGGATTGAGGACGTCATCCTCAACCGCCGCGCCGACTCGACCGAGCGGTTGCTCGAGATCGCCGCAGACTTCGCCGGCGACGGTTCGGTCAAGGAGGTCGCGACCGAGGAGTGGCGCTCGCTGCCCGTGACCGAACGCATCACACACGCGCTGGTCAAGGGCATCGATGAGTTCGCCGAGTCCGACACCGAAGAGCTGCGGCAGATCATCTCCGACCGTGGTGGACGGCCCATCGAGGTCATCGAGGGCCCGCTGATGGACGGCATGAACGTCGTGGGCGACCTGTTCGGTGACGGCAAGATGTTCCTCCCTCAGGTCGTGAAGTCGGCCCGTGTCATGAAGAAGGCCGTCGCCTACCTGCTGCCGTTCATCGAGGCGGAGAAGCAGCCCGGTGACGCCGAGCGCAGCAACGGCAAGGTCGTCATGGCGACGGTCAAGGGCGACGTCCACGACATCGGCAAGAACATCGTCGGCGTCGTGCTGCAGTGCAACAACTACGACGTCGTCGATCTGGGCGTCATGGTTCCCGCGCAGAAGATCCTCGACGCCGCCAAGGCAGAGGGTGCGGACGTCATCGGCCTGTCGGGCCTGATCACGCCGTCCCTCGACGAGATGGTCAACTTCGCCGTCGAGATGGAACGTCAGGGCTTCGAGATCCCGCTGATGATCGGCGGGGCGACGACCTCCCGCGCGCACACCGCGGTCAAGGTCGCCCAGAAGTATCACGGTCCCGTCATCTGGGTGAAGGATGCATCGAGGTCCGTCCCGGTCGTCGCCGCGTTGCTGTCGGACGAGCAGCGACCCAAGCTGCTTGCCGACACCCTGGAGGACTACGCCGCGCTGCGAGAGCGTCACGCGGCCCGCCAGGACACTCGTACGCTGTTGACGATCGCCGCCGCACGTGCGCAGCGCACCCCGATCGAGTGGTCCGACTACCAGCCGCCACGGCCGCGGATGCTGCTGCAGCAGGCGAGGGACCTCTGCTCGGGGCCCAGTTGCGACCACCGGCACGGCGCCGCCACGCAGTTCGTCAAGACCTTCAAGGACTACTCGCTCGAGGAGCTCCGCGGCTACATCGACTGGCAGCCATTCTTCAGCTCGTGGGAGATGAAGGGACGTTTCCCTGACATCCTGAACAGCCCGACGTACGGCGAGACAGCGCGCAAGCTCTACGAAGATGCACAGGTCATGCTGGATCGCCTGATCGACGAGAAGTGGATCCAGGCCAACGGTGTATTCGGCCTGTTCCCGGCCAGCCAGGTCGGCGGCGACGACATCGAGGTCTACACCGACGAGACACGCAGCGAGGTCAAGACTGTCCTGCACCAGCTCCGCCAGCAGGGGGAGGGACGCGAGGGCACGGCCCGCAAGTCGCTCGCGGACTTCGTGGCGCCCAAGGAGACCGGACTGCACGACTACGTCGGTGCCTTCGCCGTCACGGCAGGCACCGGCATCACCGACCGCATCCTGCAGTTCAAGAAGGAGCTCGACGACTACAGCGCGATCCTGCTGGAGTCCCTCGCGGACCGACTCGCCGAGGCCTTCGCCGAGCGCATGCACGAGCGGGTACGCAAGGAGTTCTGGGCGCACTCCCCCAACGAGACGTTCAGCAGTGAAGACCTCATCAAGGAGAAGTACGACGGCATCCGTCCGGCCCCGGGCTATCCGGCCTGCCCCGAGCACACCGAGAAGAGCACGATCTGGGAGCTGCTGGACGTCGAGGCCAACACCGGCATCCAGCTGACCGAGAGCATGGCGATGTGGCCCGGCGCTTCGGTCAGCGGCCTGTACTTCTCACACCCGCAGTCGCAGTACTTCGTGCTGGGCCGAGTCGGCCGCGACCAGGTCGAGGACTATGCCGAGCGGAAGGGCTGGTCGGTCGACGAGGCCGAGAGGTGGCTGTCACCGAACCTCGGGTACCGGACCGAGAACGAGTAG
- a CDS encoding HAD family phosphatase produces the protein MTAYAAVLWDLDGTIVDTEPLWMAAEHTLAEEHGKIWTEEDGLALVGNSLLTSGRYIRDKLESSMTPEEIVAFLVGRLTAALGEHIDWRPGAREMIAAFEAEGVPQSLVTMSYTSIAEIVAASLPFKAVVTGDSVSRPKPHPDPYLLAAELLGVDASQCLAIEDSGTGAASANAAGCDVIVVPHFVNVPEADRRVQIPTLAGLTPDDLRELFA, from the coding sequence GTGACCGCATACGCCGCCGTCCTGTGGGACCTCGACGGCACCATCGTCGACACCGAGCCGCTCTGGATGGCCGCCGAGCACACATTGGCCGAGGAGCACGGCAAGATCTGGACCGAGGAGGACGGGCTCGCGCTGGTCGGCAACTCCTTGCTCACCTCGGGTCGGTACATCCGCGACAAGCTCGAGAGCTCGATGACTCCCGAGGAGATCGTCGCCTTTCTCGTGGGTCGGCTCACTGCTGCGCTCGGCGAGCACATCGACTGGCGGCCTGGTGCCCGCGAGATGATCGCGGCGTTCGAGGCAGAGGGAGTGCCCCAGTCGCTGGTCACGATGTCGTACACCTCGATCGCGGAGATCGTCGCGGCCTCGCTGCCGTTCAAGGCCGTCGTCACGGGCGACAGCGTCTCGCGACCCAAGCCGCACCCCGACCCGTACCTCCTGGCAGCCGAGCTGCTGGGTGTCGACGCCAGCCAGTGCCTCGCGATCGAGGACTCCGGCACGGGCGCAGCCTCGGCCAATGCCGCGGGGTGTGACGTGATCGTCGTGCCGCACTTCGTCAACGTGCCGGAGGCCGACCGGCGGGTGCAGATCCCGACCCTAGCCGGCCTGACGCCGGACGACCTGCGAGAGCTGTTCGCCTAG
- a CDS encoding RecB family exonuclease: MDDTADPQIIRRSLSPSRAGDFQNCPLLYRFRTIDRLPESPDPAMVRGTLVHAVLEDLFDEASAGRTLDRAVDLLPGEWETLRAEEPRLAELFSAGQAVEETAWLASCVDLLGTYFGMEDPRYLEPAAREERVSYELESGLTLSGIIDRVDVAPDGRIRVVDYKTGRSPSPRFEDKAMFQMRFYALVIWRTRGVLPTLLQLMYLGDGSFLTYEPDEDELLATERKIGALWSAIERAIELRDFPPRKSGLCAWCAHQKLCPEFGGTPPALPLLEIVDIGSLRATAP, encoded by the coding sequence ATGGACGACACCGCCGATCCGCAGATCATTCGCCGGTCGTTGTCGCCCAGCCGAGCCGGCGACTTCCAGAACTGTCCGTTGCTATATCGCTTCCGCACGATCGATCGGCTGCCCGAGTCTCCCGATCCGGCCATGGTGCGGGGCACGCTCGTGCATGCCGTCCTCGAGGACCTGTTCGACGAGGCATCCGCAGGGCGCACGCTGGATCGCGCCGTCGATCTGTTGCCCGGCGAGTGGGAGACGCTCCGCGCCGAGGAGCCGCGGCTCGCTGAGCTGTTCAGCGCCGGGCAGGCCGTCGAGGAGACCGCGTGGCTCGCATCGTGTGTCGACCTGCTCGGCACCTACTTCGGCATGGAGGACCCGCGCTACCTCGAGCCGGCCGCCCGCGAGGAGCGGGTGTCCTACGAGCTCGAGTCGGGCCTGACATTGTCCGGCATCATCGACCGCGTCGACGTGGCCCCGGACGGCCGCATCCGGGTGGTCGACTACAAGACCGGCCGCTCCCCCAGCCCCCGGTTCGAGGACAAGGCGATGTTCCAGATGCGGTTCTACGCGCTGGTCATCTGGCGGACCCGGGGTGTCCTGCCGACGCTGTTGCAGCTGATGTATCTCGGCGACGGCTCGTTCCTGACCTACGAGCCGGACGAGGACGAGCTGCTGGCGACCGAGCGCAAGATCGGGGCCTTGTGGTCGGCGATTGAACGGGCGATCGAGCTGCGCGACTTCCCGCCACGCAAGAGCGGTCTCTGTGCCTGGTGCGCGCACCAGAAACTGTGCCCGGAGTTCGGCGGGACTCCCCCCGCGCTCCCGCTGCTGGAGATCGTCGACATCGGCTCGCTGCGCGCCACGGCTCCCTAG
- a CDS encoding site-2 protease family protein gives MSSPAHPGTWRIGRVVGVDLLIKPSLLLMGAALVLLFAPRFDGRVDSNPYVIATAFVLGLYVSVLIHEIAHVLVARRFGMRVHSVTLHLLGGETLIEGESRTPWQELAVSIAGPLASLAIGGASFAIEPSLSGTASDVVYAVAQVNILVAIFNMLPGLPLDGGRVFRAIIWQLTGREELGIRVAAWIGRLTAIAIVALVLLRDSSGRDFSIDLLIAALVGWFLWQGAGDALRNASRAARVKLLVARALADTSQIPPAGIPHLPADLNGAALLRAMAAMPAESYVLTEPDGSVYGILTAHAVDEAYRSSRR, from the coding sequence GTGAGTTCTCCCGCGCATCCCGGCACCTGGCGCATCGGCCGTGTCGTTGGTGTAGACCTCTTGATCAAGCCGTCACTGCTGCTGATGGGCGCCGCCCTGGTCCTGCTGTTCGCTCCTCGGTTCGATGGGCGGGTCGACTCCAATCCGTACGTCATTGCGACGGCCTTCGTCCTGGGCCTCTACGTTTCGGTGCTGATCCACGAGATCGCCCACGTGCTCGTGGCCCGTCGCTTCGGCATGCGGGTGCACTCGGTCACGCTGCACCTGCTCGGCGGCGAGACCCTGATCGAGGGGGAGAGCCGCACGCCGTGGCAGGAGCTCGCGGTCTCGATAGCCGGCCCACTGGCCTCGCTCGCGATCGGCGGCGCGAGCTTCGCGATCGAGCCTTCCCTGAGCGGCACGGCGTCCGACGTCGTCTACGCCGTGGCGCAGGTCAACATCCTTGTCGCGATTTTCAACATGCTCCCCGGCCTGCCGCTGGACGGCGGTCGGGTGTTCCGGGCCATCATCTGGCAGCTGACGGGTCGCGAGGAGCTCGGTATCCGGGTCGCTGCCTGGATTGGACGCCTCACTGCGATCGCGATCGTCGCTCTCGTCCTGCTCCGCGACAGCAGTGGTCGCGACTTCTCGATCGACCTGCTGATCGCGGCGCTGGTGGGCTGGTTCCTCTGGCAGGGGGCCGGTGACGCGCTCCGCAACGCCAGCCGTGCCGCCCGGGTCAAGCTCCTCGTCGCGAGGGCTCTCGCGGACACGTCCCAGATCCCACCGGCCGGCATCCCTCACCTGCCGGCAGACCTCAACGGTGCCGCACTCCTGCGCGCCATGGCGGCGATGCCTGCCGAAAGCTATGTCCTGACCGAACCCGACGGCAGCGTCTACGGCATACTCACCGCCCACGCTGTCGACGAGGCCTACAGATCGAGCCGACGATGA
- a CDS encoding tRNA (adenine-N1)-methyltransferase produces the protein MRSGPLQPGEWVRLTDPKGRKHNVQLETGREFSTKKGQIRHDDMIGQPEGIVIESSLEAPYQVFRPLLFEYVVSMPRGAAIIYPKDAAQIVAQADIYPGARVVEAGAGSGSLTSYLLRAIGPTGTLGSYELREEFADNVRKNVHQVAGTDLPGWTLTVGDVRDVVTETEIDRLILDMVDPWTCIPLAAERLVPGGIICAYVATTTQLSLFVETVRADGGFTEPRAWETLERDWHLEGLSVRPQHKMNGHTAFLVTARRMAPGHRSMGTSRRPAPGAYGPDYKGPRPAGSETE, from the coding sequence ATGCGCAGTGGACCCCTCCAACCCGGGGAGTGGGTGCGACTCACCGACCCCAAGGGCCGCAAGCACAACGTGCAGCTCGAGACCGGACGGGAGTTTTCCACCAAGAAGGGCCAGATCCGGCACGACGACATGATCGGCCAGCCTGAAGGCATCGTGATCGAGTCGTCCCTCGAGGCGCCCTACCAGGTGTTCCGGCCGCTGCTGTTCGAGTACGTCGTGTCGATGCCGCGCGGCGCCGCGATCATCTATCCCAAGGATGCTGCGCAGATCGTCGCGCAGGCCGACATCTATCCCGGCGCTCGCGTCGTCGAGGCGGGGGCGGGCTCGGGCAGCCTGACGTCCTATCTCCTGCGGGCGATCGGGCCGACCGGCACCCTGGGTTCGTACGAGCTGCGCGAGGAGTTCGCCGACAACGTCCGCAAGAACGTCCACCAGGTGGCAGGCACCGACCTGCCCGGCTGGACGTTGACCGTCGGTGACGTGCGTGACGTCGTGACCGAGACCGAGATCGACCGGCTGATCCTCGACATGGTCGACCCCTGGACGTGCATCCCCCTGGCCGCCGAGCGGCTCGTGCCCGGCGGGATCATCTGCGCGTACGTCGCCACCACGACGCAGCTGTCGCTGTTCGTCGAGACCGTGCGCGCCGACGGTGGCTTCACCGAGCCGCGAGCGTGGGAGACGCTGGAGCGCGACTGGCACCTCGAGGGTCTTTCGGTACGGCCGCAGCACAAGATGAACGGTCATACGGCCTTTCTCGTCACAGCCCGCCGGATGGCTCCCGGTCACCGGTCGATGGGCACGTCCCGTCGGCCCGCCCCGGGCGCGTACGGCCCTGACTACAAGGGACCGCGGCCGGCTGGCTCCGAGACCGAGTAG
- the arc gene encoding proteasome ATPase, with protein sequence MSSQSSGSEQEIAYLRAEVEHLRRRLGSEGSTDSRLTELEARLSATSSQNERLTSTLHEARDQIVSLKEEVDRLAQPPTGFGTFLQRNDDESVDVFTGGRKLRVNVSPAVDKLALRKGQEVILNEAMNVVTALDFELTGEVVSLKEILADNERALVMGNADEERIVRLAESLDGIKLRPGDSLLLDSRSGYVYERIPKSEVEDLVLEEVPDIDYESIGGLRAQIESIRDAVELPYLHPEIFIEHELKPPKGVLLYGPPGCGKTMIAKAVAASLAKKVSERTGEEGRSFFLNIKGPELLNKYVGETERHIRLVFQRAREKASEGTPVIVFFDEMDSLFRTRGSGVSSDVENTIVPQLLSEIDGVEGLENVLVIGASNREDMIDPAILRPGRLDVKIKIERPDAESATDIFSKYLTAGLPLHPDDLGEWNGDRQACVTGMIQRTVERMYTESEDNQFLEVTYANGDKEVLYFKDFNSGAMIQNIVDRAKKMAIKDLLESGQRGLRIQHMLQACLDEFKENEDLPNTTNPDDWARISGKKGERIVFIRTLISGKSGNEPGRSIDTVANTGQYL encoded by the coding sequence ATGAGTAGTCAAAGCAGCGGCTCCGAGCAGGAGATCGCCTACTTGCGCGCGGAGGTCGAGCATCTTCGCCGCCGACTCGGCTCGGAAGGATCCACCGACTCGCGGCTGACCGAGCTCGAGGCCCGGTTGTCCGCCACGAGCTCGCAGAACGAACGGCTCACCTCGACGCTGCACGAGGCGCGCGACCAGATCGTGTCCCTCAAGGAAGAGGTTGACCGGTTGGCTCAGCCGCCGACCGGCTTCGGAACGTTCCTGCAGCGCAATGACGACGAGTCCGTCGACGTGTTCACCGGTGGCCGCAAGCTGCGCGTCAACGTCAGTCCTGCGGTCGACAAGCTGGCCCTGCGCAAGGGCCAGGAGGTCATCCTCAACGAGGCGATGAACGTCGTCACGGCGCTGGACTTCGAGCTCACCGGCGAGGTCGTCTCGCTCAAGGAGATCCTGGCCGACAACGAGCGGGCCCTGGTCATGGGCAATGCCGACGAGGAGCGCATCGTGCGGCTCGCCGAGTCGCTCGATGGCATCAAGCTGCGGCCTGGCGACTCGCTGCTGCTGGACTCGCGCTCGGGCTACGTCTACGAGCGCATCCCCAAGAGCGAGGTCGAAGACCTGGTCCTCGAGGAGGTCCCCGACATCGACTACGAGTCGATCGGCGGTCTCCGTGCCCAGATCGAGTCGATCCGCGACGCGGTCGAGCTGCCCTACCTGCACCCCGAGATCTTCATCGAGCACGAGCTCAAGCCGCCCAAGGGGGTGCTGCTCTACGGCCCGCCGGGTTGCGGCAAGACCATGATCGCCAAGGCTGTTGCGGCGTCGCTGGCCAAGAAGGTCTCCGAGCGCACCGGCGAGGAGGGGCGTTCGTTCTTCCTCAACATCAAGGGTCCCGAACTGCTCAACAAGTACGTCGGTGAGACCGAACGGCACATCCGACTGGTCTTCCAGCGGGCTCGCGAGAAGGCCAGCGAGGGCACCCCCGTCATTGTGTTCTTCGACGAGATGGACTCCCTGTTCCGCACCCGCGGATCGGGGGTCTCCTCCGATGTCGAGAACACCATCGTCCCGCAGCTGCTGAGCGAGATCGATGGCGTCGAGGGACTCGAGAACGTCCTCGTGATCGGCGCGTCCAACCGTGAGGACATGATCGACCCCGCGATCCTGCGGCCCGGCCGACTCGACGTCAAGATCAAGATCGAGCGTCCGGACGCGGAGTCGGCGACCGACATCTTCAGCAAGTACCTCACTGCCGGGCTGCCGCTGCACCCCGATGATCTGGGGGAGTGGAACGGCGACCGTCAGGCCTGCGTGACCGGCATGATTCAGCGCACCGTCGAGCGGATGTACACCGAGTCCGAGGACAACCAGTTCCTCGAGGTCACGTACGCCAATGGCGACAAGGAGGTCCTGTACTTCAAGGACTTCAACTCCGGCGCAATGATCCAGAACATCGTCGACCGAGCCAAGAAGATGGCGATCAAGGATCTCCTTGAGAGCGGCCAGCGCGGCCTGCGGATCCAGCACATGCTGCAGGCGTGCCTCGACGAGTTCAAGGAGAACGAGGACCTGCCCAACACGACCAACCCCGACGACTGGGCACGGATCTCGGGCAAGAAGGGTGAGCGCATCGTCTTCATCCGCACCCTCATCTCCGGCAAGAGCGGCAATGAGCCCGGCCGCTCGATCGACACGGTGGCCAACACCGGTCAGTACCTCTGA
- a CDS encoding GNAT family N-acetyltransferase encodes MSIELRVGTYDSADAQLLTAEVQQEYVQRYGGEGDVAPVDTSEFDGPGGRFFLVHVDGVAAAMGGWRRHGDDAEIKRMYVRPAFQRRGLARLVLAELERTAAAVGITRLILETGLGQPEAIALYRSVGYVDIPSFGFYADYDDSVHLGKVLPGHRLTS; translated from the coding sequence GTGAGCATCGAGCTGCGCGTCGGCACCTACGACAGTGCCGACGCGCAACTGCTCACGGCCGAGGTCCAGCAGGAGTACGTCCAGCGCTACGGCGGTGAGGGCGACGTCGCGCCGGTCGACACGTCAGAGTTCGACGGGCCCGGCGGCCGGTTCTTCCTGGTCCACGTCGACGGCGTTGCTGCCGCGATGGGCGGCTGGCGGCGGCACGGCGACGACGCGGAGATCAAGCGGATGTACGTCCGCCCGGCCTTTCAGCGCCGTGGACTCGCCCGCCTGGTGCTGGCCGAGCTCGAGCGCACCGCCGCCGCGGTGGGCATCACCCGGTTGATCCTCGAGACCGGGCTCGGCCAGCCCGAGGCGATCGCGCTCTACCGATCCGTGGGCTATGTCGACATCCCCTCGTTCGGCTTCTACGCGGACTACGACGACAGCGTCCACCTCGGCAAGGTGCTGCCGGGGCATAGGCTCACGTCATGA
- the dop gene encoding depupylase/deamidase Dop codes for MTVRRVQGSEVEYGIAVQGQPHANPMVASTHVVNSYAAAHGLTRRARWDFEEENPLRDARGFDLSREVADPSQLTDEDMGLANIILTNGARLYVDHAHPEYSSPEVTNPLDVVLWEKAGENVMRLGAELAATIPGTQPIVLYKNNIDNKGSSYGSHENYLMRRDVPFDQIVEHLTPFFVTRQVFTGAGRVGQKQDGSVDAFQISQRADYFEVGVGLETTLKRPIINTRDEPHADPKKYRRLHVIIGDANCSETAIYLKHGTTSLVLAMIEAGFLQRSLALIRPVRALHAISCDPTLTHKVELEDGRTVTALELQGEYLQLAKEFVAQEGSDEQTDDILRRWEDVLVRLARDPMECVRELDWVAKLALLERYRERDGLDWSHAKLHLVDVQYHDIRLHKGLYHQLVRTGRMDRLLTEDQIAAAVTDPPQDTRAYFRGMCLARFSKDIAAASWDSVIFDLPGQDSLQRIPTMEPLRGTAEHVGGLFESSATASELFAAITGR; via the coding sequence ATGACAGTCAGGCGGGTTCAGGGCAGCGAGGTCGAGTACGGCATCGCTGTGCAGGGACAGCCGCACGCCAACCCCATGGTGGCCTCGACCCACGTGGTCAACTCCTACGCCGCGGCGCACGGTCTCACCCGGCGCGCCAGGTGGGACTTCGAGGAGGAGAACCCACTGCGCGACGCCCGCGGCTTCGACCTCAGCCGCGAGGTTGCCGACCCCTCGCAGCTCACCGACGAGGACATGGGCCTGGCCAACATCATCTTGACCAACGGCGCCCGGCTGTACGTCGACCATGCGCACCCGGAGTACTCCAGCCCTGAGGTCACCAACCCGCTCGACGTCGTGCTGTGGGAAAAGGCCGGGGAGAACGTCATGCGGCTGGGTGCCGAGCTTGCGGCCACGATCCCCGGCACGCAGCCGATCGTTCTCTACAAGAACAACATCGACAACAAGGGCTCGTCCTACGGCTCCCATGAGAACTACCTGATGCGTCGGGACGTCCCGTTCGACCAGATCGTCGAGCACCTCACGCCATTCTTCGTGACCCGACAGGTCTTCACCGGAGCCGGGCGGGTGGGACAGAAGCAGGACGGCAGCGTCGACGCGTTCCAGATCAGCCAGCGGGCCGACTACTTCGAGGTCGGGGTGGGCCTGGAGACGACGCTCAAGCGCCCGATCATCAACACGCGAGACGAGCCGCACGCCGATCCGAAGAAGTACCGTCGCCTGCACGTCATCATCGGTGACGCGAACTGCTCGGAAACGGCGATCTACCTCAAGCACGGCACGACCTCGCTCGTGCTGGCCATGATCGAGGCCGGTTTCCTGCAGCGCAGTCTCGCGTTGATCAGGCCGGTCCGCGCGCTGCACGCCATCTCGTGCGACCCGACGCTGACGCACAAGGTCGAGCTCGAGGACGGGCGCACCGTCACGGCGCTGGAGCTGCAGGGGGAGTACCTCCAGCTCGCCAAGGAGTTCGTGGCCCAGGAGGGCTCGGACGAGCAGACCGACGACATCCTCCGCCGTTGGGAGGACGTCCTGGTGCGACTGGCTCGCGATCCGATGGAGTGCGTCCGTGAGCTCGACTGGGTCGCCAAGCTGGCCCTGCTCGAGCGCTACCGCGAGCGTGACGGCCTTGACTGGTCGCACGCCAAGCTGCACCTGGTCGATGTGCAGTATCACGACATCCGACTGCACAAGGGGCTCTACCACCAGCTCGTCCGCACGGGTCGCATGGACAGGTTGCTGACCGAGGACCAGATCGCGGCCGCCGTGACCGACCCTCCGCAGGACACCCGGGCTTACTTCCGGGGCATGTGCCTGGCCCGATTCTCCAAGGACATCGCCGCCGCCTCGTGGGACTCGGTGATCTTCGACCTGCCAGGCCAGGACTCGCTGCAACGGATCCCCACGATGGAACCTTTGCGCGGCACCGCCGAGCACGTCGGCGGGCTGTTCGAGTCCAGCGCGACGGCGAGTGAGCTGTTCGCCGCGATCACCGGCCGCTGA